Genomic window (Macaca thibetana thibetana isolate TM-01 chromosome 6, ASM2454274v1, whole genome shotgun sequence):
AGCTTCTCTGACAGCACCCCCTGGCCCTAGGGTCACCACCACGCACCGGGAGAGCCGGGGAAAGGGGCGGGGTGGAGATAGCGGTCACCATGGTGCTGGCAGCAGCCCAGGCTCAGTGCCCTCCCCACACCGTCTTCACCCAGTCCCACACAGACAGAGCTGAGGGCTGGGGCAGGACCACACTTCGCCTCCGGACAGATGCGGAAATGGCTGGACGATGAAAGCGACTTGGCCAGATAGGGGTAGAGCCTGGACTGGAACCTCCAGCTGCACGAGCCCAGAGTCTCTACAGCCCTGAGCACAGGGTGGACGCAAGGGGCCTGGCCAGGGCCCTTTGTACAAGGCGGGGCCCTGGGAATCCGAGCCTGCCCCCATCTCACCTTGGCAGCAGCTGTGACTGCGGCATTGGCGGCCAGGTTCAGGCCCCTCTTGCCCACCCTCATCATGGTCTCATAGCTCTTGTCTCGGGCCTGCGTGATGTACTCGTCGATCTCCTATGGCattggaggggaagggagaagaggagagctGGGCGCTGCTGTCGAGGCCCTGCCCTACCCTTGTTCACCCCTGGACAGAGGCCCCTGCCTGCTCCAGGAGGCCACGGCAGCCCCGTCAGGTCACTTCGGGCTCTGGGCCCCACAGGGAGGGCCAGTCTGTATGAGGCTACAGGCTCTGGGCTGCCTTGGCTTGGGGCAGGCTGGGAGGTAAGCTGAGAGTGGGGGCAAACCTTCTCCTTGTTGGACAGTGTTGGGTGCACGAACTTGCGGTAGAGCACACTGGAGCCTTTGGTGTATGGGGACAGCAGCCATATCACGAAGGCGATCTTCAGTTCAAAGTAGAAGGGGAACCTGTTGGGACAGGGGCAAGCGCGGAGTACAGGGCAGGGAGTCGGGAGGTGCCCTGTGTCTAGCAGCACCGGCCCCGTGTGTGATAGCCCCTCACTCTGAGTGCTCTGGGGTCCCCATGAGGCTCATGGGActgctcctttctttcttttttttttttttttttgagatgcagtctggttctgtggcccaggctggagtacagtgccatgagctcactgcaagctccgcctcccaggttcacgccattctcctgactcagcctcccgagtagctgggactacaggcgcccaccatcacgcccggctaatttttctatttttagtagagtcagggtttcaccgtgttagccaggatgatctcgatctcctgttgtgatctgcccacctcggcctcccaaagtgctgggattacaggcgtgagccaccgcgcccggcccggacTGCTCCTTTCTAATCCAAAAGCATCTGGGGGGCTCAGCTGAGGCTCCAGACAGGAAGGTAAGCAGTGACTCTAGAAGGAATTTCCCCCAGCAGCGACTCTCCTTGCCTCATCCTCTCCCCAAGCCCCAGCCCTCTCCCTCCTAGAGAAAACCCCCTTCCTCTGCCCTAGGGTCAACACCAAGGGAAACTCTCGACCTTGCGACCTTGCTCTCGACTGTGCAGGCCCACGCCTGAGTCTTCACCCCTTCCTTTCCTGCCCTCCCTATCATTGAGAGGCCTGGGGCTTCTCTAGCTTGCTGGGGAACCTCCTGCCTCACCGTGACACGCCCCTCACTTTTCAGGATTGCCCTTCAGTCCCCATAGCGCCTTCTCCTCTGGTCACAAACTCCTTCAGGTCACCTACGTCCTCACAAAGCCCTCATCAAAACTCTCTATTTTGCTGTGTCAAGACACATGtataggcctggcacagtggcctgtaatctcccagcactttgggaaccaaggtgggaggatcatctaagcccaggagttcgagaccagcttgacaacacagcaaaaccccatctctacaaaaaataaaaaagaagccaggtgtggtggcatgtgcctgtggtcccagctactcaggaggttgaggtgggaagatcacttgagcccaggaggtcgaggctgcagtaagccgagatcacaccattgcactccaacctgaatgacagagtgagattctacctcagaaaaagaaaaaaaggcatctgTATTCACTAccgtcaattttttttttttttttttttttttttttttacctcactACCCTTGCTctactctcaatttttttttttttttttttttttttgtgagacacagtctcgtttttgttgcccaggctggagtgcagtggcatgatcttggctcaccacaacctccgcctcctgggttcaagcaattctcctgcctcagcctcccgagtagctgggattacaggcatgcgccaccatgcccggctaatttagtatttttagtagagacggggtttcaccatgttggtcaggctggtctcgaactcctgacctcaggtgatctgcccgcctcggcctcccaaagtgctgggattaaggcatgagccaccgcacctggccaatttttttttttttttaatagacaggtcttgctatgttgcccaggctgatctcaaactcttaggctcaagcgaccctcctgccttggcttcccaaagtgctaggattacaagcagaaggtaccacgcccagcctttaccctcaaattttttttttttttggagactgagtcctgtcaccaggctggagtgcagtggtacaatctcggctcactgcaacctccgtctcctgggttcaagcgattcttctgtctcagcctcccaagtagctgggattacaagcacacgccataacgcctagctaatttttgtatttttagtagagacggggtttcaccatgttagccaggatggtcttgatctcctgacctcgtgatctgcctgcctcggcctcccaaagtgctgggattacaggtgtgagccactgtgcctggcctttaccCTCAATTTTTAACccatctctccatctctttcctcTCCTAAAACTATTTTTCTCAAATGCAAGGGCCTTATCTCTACATGTAATGATCTCTTGTCCTCTCCCCCTTGGTAACATTCTCTTCTCTTGAGTTCTGATGAACTGTATTATTAGTTCTCTCTTCCAAGAGGTATCTGATCATTCAGTAAACGTTTCTGAGTTCCTGCTGTGAATGCACAGATGATTAAGACACATTCCCTGTCCTCAAAGTGCTCATAGTAGTCTAGTAGTCTAGTACGACCTGGGAAATGCCTTGGAAATGCAAGTATCCAGTGTTTATAGGAGTGAATCATAtgcctattttacaaataaggaaactgaggcctcgAGAGCTGTAACCTGCCTAAGGTCATAGGCAGCATGGCAGAAGCAGGTTTCCTGAATTCCACTGAGGTGCTCTGGTTGCCACCAGAAAGAAATGTGGGGGTTATGTTTGTTcttactccctttttttttttttttttgagacggagtctcactctgttgcccaggcttgcaatggcatgatctcggctcactgcaaccttcacctcctgggttcaagcagttctcctgcctcagcctccctagtagctgggattacaggggcactaccacgcccagctaattttttttgtatttttagtggagacagggtttcaccatgttgaccaggctggtctcaaactcctgacctcaaatgatccacccacctaggcctcccaaagtgctgggattacaggtgtgagctaccgcacccagctcttttttcttttttaagagacaaggtcttgctctgtcactcaggctggagtgcagtggcacgatcatagctcacagcagcccccaactcctgggctcaagcgatctttctgtctcagcttcctgagtagctgggtctacaggcacatgccaccatacctggttaatataaacaattttttagtagagatgaggtctcactgtgttgcccaggtttatctcaaactcctggcctcaggtgatccaccagccttggtcccccgaagtgctgagattacaagcgtgagcccccTTGCCTGGCACTACTATGTCTGTTCTTCTACAGGTCAAGTTAGGCATGAGAGGGGAGATATCAAGGACCCCAAGAAATTGTCAGGAGTGGGAGGAGCTTCACTCCCAGGCCCAATCTTTTGTTTGGCTGGCCGGGTAGAGACAGGCAGAGGCCCTGGGCCCTGAGATGCAGGAGGGGATGCTGGACCTCACCAGGAGAGCACTATATCCGTGAGCGTCTCGGCCGTGGTGAAGAAGGCAAAGACGATCCAGTACATCATCCATTTCACCTGAGGGACAGAGGAAAGCGCTCACTGGGGCATGGGGCTGAGGGGCAGGGACACCCAGGACCCCATCTATGCCTGTCGAACATGCCTGGTTAGAACACCCAGGACCCCACTTCTGCCTGCCAGCCATGTTGGAGGCACTGTGCGGGACATCCAGGGCCCTCCTTTGCTGGTGGGTCTTGTTAGTGGCTGACAGCATTGGTGCAAAGTCACCCCCATCTGTAATAGGACCCAGTGtcctcccctctctctgccatgtggGTTGGGTAGGGGGTGAAGGGTCATCCACTCACATATTCCTTCACGTTTTTTGTCTTCACGGCCTTGTAGGAAGAATAGGCTGGGTACAAGGTGCCAAAGATGAGCCTAGGGAGGCAGGCATGGTTACTGGGCCCCTCAGCCAAGGGCAGTGGCCTCTCCCTCCCAGCTCTGCATCAGACCCTGGGTAAATAATGGGAAGAGGGACAGAACTCCCTGCTGGACTGATGAACTCAGGTCAGGGGTTAAGGTCAAAGCAGCATGGAACATGCCCAGCTAGCTAGGGTGATGCGCTTCCCTGCTCCactattcagtttttctccagCCCTGGAGGCAGGGAAAGGCCCAGAGGCCAGAGGGTCCAATGTGGTCCCTTGTGCCATGATCCTTGGTTATGCACAAACATGTCATGGGGACTGGGAGTCAGGTCACTGCCACAGGGTGTCTTCCTTCTTGACCTCATGCCCTTTCACACCCATCTGCCCTTACCCTCTACCTCCCTGTCTCAGAGCCAGGCTCTGCGAGGAAACCTGACACTACCTACCAGGGCACCCTTACCTGGCAGTCAGAGGTACCACTGTGGCCCTGGGGCCCTAGGGAACAAAGGGCACAGGGGCAGGAGGCCCTGAGAGAGGCAAAGAGGCTTATTCCCCCATGTAAACACCACAGGGATGGGGCTCAGGGGAGGGCCCCCGCTGGTGATCCAACTACAGAGTGCAGACGAGACACAGGCTGGGAAAGAAGAGGGCCGATGCCCTTTGGGGCTTGCCCAGGCAAGAGAGAAGCAGCCACCCTGAAGGCCACATGGAGGCGTGAGACCCCTCCATCCCCCCTGTGGTGGATGGGGGAAGAGAAGGAGTCTAGAGGAAACCAGGACAGAAGCACTTGGCCAGCCCGGCTGCACCGAATGGGAAGGGAGCAGGGTGGGGCTGCCGGTGTCAGTCCACAACGGTGGAGGCCGAGGGGCAGTGTCCTCATTAGGGCAGGGAATAACTCCGAGGCCCACAAGGAGCTCCTGTCAGGCTCAGCCCCTTGACAATGTGTGGGTGCCTCCTGTTTCCACATGGACAGGCGGGATACTTCCAAACTGCCTGGTGCAAGTGGAGTGCGGGGCAGAATCCTCAAGGACAAAGTCTGGGGTCGTGGAGAATGGTGTGAGTTCCCTCCTGGGGCCCGGGGAGGTGCCAGAGACATGGCTCCACAGTGTAGCTGGCAGCCTGGAATGAAGGCCACCGAGCGTCCTCCCCCAGCGGCGTCCACAATCCCAGGCTGAGCACATACATCCCCTCTCCCGGTTACCTCTCACACTTTGTCCTCCGAGCATTTCTGCTTCCCGATACCCAAACTTCCTCCCTAGGGGGCCTAAGGGCATGTGCTCTCGTCCCCAGTCTCCTGACAGTGAGTGGAAGGGAGAGGCCAAGGGGCCTGGTGATGGCTCTGAGCTGCGGAATGATGATGAGGCCCTGCCTTGCTCCACTCTCTTCCATCACCCTGTTGCCTCCCCGAGAGGGACAGGGCCCGGGTCTGAGGACCTCCTCCAGCCCAGACCTGCTAGGTGGGGGAGGGGACGCGCCTGCCTTCCCTTTTAAATCAAGCCGTGCTGCTCAGCCCCTAGGATGGGCGCAGGAGCAAGGACGGTAGAAATAAAAGAGGTTATTAATAAAGAATGTGGGTGAGGTCCCTGGGAAGCCAGGCCTACCACGCTCCCCTAATATTCCCCCCTCCAGTCCTGGGTGCCACATCTCCATGTCTCTGGGGACCCCAAATAAGGACGCAGCGCCTTTAGGTGACTCTGCTGCACCAAGCTTCGGAGAAGTCCACCCGGGCTTTAACAACCCCGCCCTCCATCACAGCCCGCATCACCCCCCTCGCCGCCGCACTCACACCACCAGGCGAGAGATGATCCAGGACACCATggcggggccgggcgcggcgCGGGGCGGGGACCCGGCCCGGCCGAGGATGCAGCTGCCTGAGGccgagcggcggcggcggcggcggcagcaggagccgcagtagcagcagcagccgcTGCAGCAGCCGCCGCGGGGGCAGCGGAGCGCCCAGCGCCGCCGTTAAAGGGGAGGTCCCTGCCGCAGCGGCGGGCCgtgggcggcggcggcggcggctcttAAAGGGGAGGCCGGGaggccgcggcggcggcggcgcgccCCCAGCACCTGCTGTGGCCGGGCATGCGCCTCCGACCCTCAGTGCCCTGCCTTCCTCGAATCGCTTGTTCATCTTTCTTGGGTTTCAAGCCCTAGGCTGTTGTGGAGGTCTCCATGGTTACATCTTGAAATCGacccctgcccacctcctgccctgcccACATCAAGcgcttactgtgtgccagcccCTGTGCTAAGAGCTTCACTGCGTTGCCAGTGAATTCTCTTGACCACCCTATAAGGCAGGTGCTATAAATGCCCTCATTTTGAAGATAAGGGAATGAGAAGCTTAAGGTTCAATAATCTGTTGAGAGTCACAAAGCCACCAAGTCATGCTGCTAAGATAACCCCAGGAAGCCTACTTTAAACAGGTTACATCCCCAACTGCTGACTAGCAAACTCTCCTCCTCATCACAGGCCCTGGAGACATCCACCTGAGCTCCTGACTCACAGGTACAGCCGCACCTGTTCACCCCACTCCTTCTCACCCCCGTTGAAAGAGGATCTCCCCTGGCCAgatccgtcttttttttttttgagacagggtctcactctgtcgctcacgctggagtgcagtggcacaacctcagcacacctcctgggtttgagtgatcctcccaccttagcctcccgagtagctgggactacaggcccaagccacaaccagctttttttttttttttttttgtcaagacagggttttgcaatattgcccaggctggtctcaaactcctgagctcaagcgatccacccgcctcagcctcccaaagtgctgggatcacaggtgtgagtcactgggcTGCTGGTCTGCTTTTTCACGTTGTCAGCTCCTTAGCTTTGCAGGGGAACAGAGCTTTATGCTCTCAATGTGGTTACTGACAACAAAGGGTCAACCTTCTTTTCAAAcagaggggctgggagagggttCTGGGGCTCCAGTTCCACCCCCATCAGCAAGCACTAGTGGCAGTGAATGTCCTGATTCTAAAGACATTTATATCCAGAATGTAGGCTAGCCTGCCTCCTGACCTTCAGTAAAGCAACCAACTTCCCACCATCCACCAACCCCCCAGCCCTATTGCTCTCCTTTCCTGTCCCATTTAAAGCTTCAGCATTCCTCTACCCTTTATGTTGAGGTGTAATCCTTCGGGTGACCACAGCATCAACCTGTGCCCATCCGGGCTGAAAGGACACATTCAGAACTGTGTATTTCAAAGAGTCATGGTCTTATTCAAGCTCAGTATCCTTGAACCACACAATGGTCTATTTCTAACctgataaattatatttccagGTTCAAACACTTTGGAAGATGTTTCCCAAAAGGTTCCAGAGAAGCAGCCTCTGATAACCCCTCTTGCTATTCTTCACAACTTCCTCTCCAGAAAGCCTCTTCTAATTGGAATGCAGTCTGTTCTCACCTCACAATGGAACACTTTAATTACTGTTTGATAAATCCCACGAGTGTCTCCCACCATCTAAGGTGGATCTATGGCCGCACATTACATGTGGGCAGCCAGGCCACCTGCTTAAGAATCCCACCACAGACTGTCCAACTTTGCTGAGACCACACACAATGGCCCTTCCCCCCAGACTCTGCCACAGGAAGGGAGGACCCCACCTTTCCCACTCCATTCACAGAGCATGAAGTATGGGGAAACATGTCTCTCTTCCTACCCTCTAACTCATGTGGCCCCTTCCCCTTACCCCCAATTCCCCAAACCATACTAACCTCACCCTAGCAATTTCCCTTCTCCCAACATGGCACAGCCtcaacaagcaaagaaaaatatctggGTGTAGCACAGTTATGAAGACCTGAAAACGAATCCCCCACCTCCAACCCAACTCCCAATCTAATGCTGATTTTAGAAGGGTTGGTATGCAAATAATTTAGTCCACTCCAAAAAGATTTGTTAGATTTTTAATAAGAACATGGAAATCCCAATCAGcccttcaacaaaattaaaatacagaaagtgaaattaaaagtattctacattaaatgacttttatttttaaaaaaaagtaactgtgAACATATAAACAGCCTGCAGGGCACTACAGTACAGCTGGAGAGAGATACATTTTCCAATGTACCTATGGGCCAATGAATTCCACCATTTTCAAATAAATCCTTAATCAGACTCCACTCAGTTGGAAGGTTTTGCTGAAAATATTTctggataaaaaacaaaaaacctcatgtTGGAAATCAACTGTCCTTCCCATTTGGAAACGTTAAGAGGAGTCCCCAGGGAACACCGGTAATAGGTGAAAATGGTTCCTGGAGTCACCAGTGTTGTACACACACGGGGAACACACCACAGCTCAGACGTGACAAAGTTCCTTCTCATAGGACTGTTCCCTCAAGGTAAGACTAAGATGGGAGGGGGAGAAACTAAAAGAATCCTaaaaaagccaattttaaaaaattctgctttGGCTGATTTTGTGCTATAATGGGTAGCTGATTTCTAAAAATCATATTTCTTCAAAGAGTTTTATATCGAAAGGAAGACTAAATGTAATGTGCCTTTCCTCATAATCCAGGAAAACAACTGTGGTatttcaaaaattctaaaaatatctaCTTTCATGAAATAGTAACTATTTCACTACAAACCTATTTTTCACTAAATACACACATTTCCTAATCCTGGAGCCTCCTGGGAAAAGCAGTGGGTTCTCCCTGGGTCTAGCCAGACTCCGGTGTTCACAGGAGAGTGTGGGGAATGGCTTCACCCCGTCTCCTGGGATGGGCTTTGTCAGAGGTCACGTGCAGAGACGCTATCAGACTTCCACCAGGCATGTTTAAGCAATTACCCCATACTTGTACCAGTTATGTGATTTCCCCTACCTCCAAACACATTCCCATTTAACTAGgcacaagaagaaaagaaaagaaaggtgtgcCCATGAATCTCAAATCAGGAGAATGTGCAGGAAAGCCCTGCCATGTTCAGGCAATTCGGATTTCCAAAAGGCCACAGGATAGGATGTGGCACTCTTGGCTTGGAGTCTCAAACTGTGTGTGTCAACAGTACGACTTTCCTGTGTCAACCTTCGGTGTTGAGGCAGCGTAGAATAGAGTGGCTGGAGAGTTTGGAATACTGACCACACTGGCTCCGGGTGAAGGGCCTTTGCTCCAGCAAAGAGCCCTGCCGTTCCCTGTAAGTGTTGTGAGTGAAAGACCTGCTTCGCAGGGGAGCTTGGAGTTTCTCCATGCCTAGGACCTTGCCAGTTTGGATTCATGAGCCTTGAGGGTGCCAACCGCATCTTTCACTGCATGGTAAATGATGTTCTTCACCTAGAAAGGGTAAACAGCAAAGTCAGTTCACGGCAGCCCCATGCAAATGTATGTTCTACCTTGACTGTAAGCCTACTGGTTTAGTGGGGAAACTCCCAACAAGGACTGTGCGTTCCTGTATCAATCCCCACAGTCATTTACAAATCACATAGGGCATAAGGTCTGTACTCAAAAAAGAATACTGAAGTTATGTGAAAGACTATTTGATCACCATCATTTAAGTGCTTACTATGTCCTGGGCAGGCGATGTTGCTGAGCTCTTTATGTGGACCTTTGCTTAATCCTTGCCAgaatcctatgaggtaggttcTATTATTATCACGCCCAATTTACAGAGGAGAAACTGAGGAAACTAAGGCCACAGTGAACACCTGGAGAAATTTACTTCCTTATATAGTTAAGAGGCTTCCTTAAGGTTCTACAGCTAATAAGGATGCATTAAAACAAGAGTGGAAAGCAGGATTATGGCCTATTTTTTCTCTTCGTGCTTATATGTTTTCTGATTTGGATATATTACCTGTGAAATTGGAACACACAATAAAAGTTATTGAAAAAAGTAAACAGGCATATTAAAGTGAAGATAATGAAGACAGTTTTCTTTTAAAGGGCTGACAAGAGAGTTGAGGTTATTTCTGCAGAGGAAAAGTGGGGAAATGCAAAGGGGAAGGGTACATGGGGGCTTCAaccatgtatatgtatgtgtgctgTAATTTCTTAAGCTGGCTCATGGGCATCCAAGTCCCTCTTATGCTATTCtccattaatttttttgcattgcttcaacaaagatttatgaatacctactatgtgtcagacattgtGCTAAGGAAAAGCATtgagtaaaaaagtaaaattcctgCCTTCATAGAGCTTAAatagcttacattctagtagggTTAagtaacagattaaaaaaaaataattacacacacacacacacacacacacacacacacacacacacacactacagaaaaaataaagcagtgaaaGTGGGACTGGGAGTGCTGGAGCAGGAGTTGTTATTCTAAACAGGGTAGTCAggagaggtctttttttttttgagatggactctaacactgttgcccaggctggagcgcagtggtgccatctcagctcactgcaacctctgcctcccgggttcaagcgattctcctgtctcagcctcctgagtagctgggactacaggcgcccgccaccacgcctggctaatttttgtatttttagtagagacaagggtttcaccatattggccaggctggtcttgaactcctaaccttgtgatctgcccaccttggcctcccaaagtgttgggattacaggcatgagccactgcgcccagcctgttttttgtttttaaataaagagacagagtctgttgcccaggctggagtgtagtggggcgaTCATAGGTCACGATAGcttcaaaactcctgggctcaagtgatcctcccacttcagcctcctgagtggctgtgaCTGCAGACACACACCCAACATCCCTAGCTCAAGGAAAGGTGTTATGGGTAAGGTGACATGTTACCTTTATATTCTCATTCTATCTAAACACCAATGTTGcatgggcacagtgactcacacctgtaatctcagcattttgggaagccgaggcaggcggatcacctgaggttgggagttcaagaccagcctggccaacatggcgaaaccccgtttctactaaaaatacaaaaattagcttggtgtggtgacgtgtgcctgtaatccccagatactcaggaggctgaggcaggagaatcgcttgaactcgggatgcagaggttgcagtgaggcaagatcacgccactgcactgcagcctgggcaacagagcgggactccatcttgataaataaacaaacaaaaaccaatgtTGATTATACTTTGTATTAAAACTTTatggttggctgggtgcagtggctcactcctgtaattccagcgctttgggaggtagaggcaggcagatcacctgaagtcaggagttcaagaccagcctggccaaaatggtgaaaccgcgtctctaccaaaaaatacaaaaattatctcggtgtggtggcgcatgcctgtaatcccagctacatagg
Coding sequences:
- the KDM3B gene encoding lysine-specific demethylase 3B isoform X3 encodes the protein MVSWIISRLVVLIFGTLYPAYSSYKAVKTKNVKEYVKWMMYWIVFAFFTTAETLTDIVLSWFPFYFELKIAFVIWLLSPYTKGSSVLYRKFVHPTLSNKEKEIDEYITQARDKSYETMMRVGKRGLNLAANAAVTAAAKPLASKTLKTRPKKKASGGGDSA